The following coding sequences lie in one Takifugu rubripes chromosome 8, fTakRub1.2, whole genome shotgun sequence genomic window:
- the badb gene encoding BCL2 associated agonist of cell death b, which yields MATRFSISSDSDSDPSEEVDEGERNSSLSEQERQVLQRHTLTLPELRLTGTSRTRVSSESQASTFSREEELQGNGEDEAGTPTEGAPFRGRSRSAPPALWAAQRYGRQLRRMSDEFDSLLDKGGMRKTNSTGSTKPMHHSRSWWSYLFSHQETEGENGHHDGHTHRTE from the exons ATGGCGACAAGGTTCAGCATTTCCAGCGACAGCGACTCGGATCCCTCGGAGGAGGTGGACGAAGGAGAGAGGAATAGTTCTCTAAGTGAGCAGGAGAGGCAGGTTCTTCAGCGGCACACCCTGACTCTACCTGAACTCAGACTGACAG GTACCAGTCGGACCAGGGTCAGCTCGGAGTCCCAGGCGTCCACCTtctccagagaggaagagcttcagGGGAACGGGGAGGATGAGGCCGGGACGCCCACGGAAGGAGCCCCGTTCAGAGGAAGGTCCAGGTCAGCGCCTCCCGCCTTGTGGGCCGCGCAGAGATACGGCCGGCAGCTCCGGAGAATGAGCGACGAGTTCGACAGCTTGCTGGATAAAGGG GGGATGAGGAAGACCAACAGCACCGGATCGACCAAACCGATGCACCACTCCCGGAGCTGGTGGAGCTACCTGTTCAGCCACCAGGAGACGGAGGGCGAGAACGGCCACCACGACGGCCACACGCACCGCACTGagtag